A DNA window from Fragaria vesca subsp. vesca linkage group LG3, FraVesHawaii_1.0, whole genome shotgun sequence contains the following coding sequences:
- the LOC101295899 gene encoding uncharacterized protein LOC101295899 — protein MDVKPGRVSDTTRNSSHHEEDEDAMMMDLRRGPWTVEEDLALMNYIANHGEGRWNSLARCAGLKRTGKSCRLRWLNYLRPDVRRGNITLEEQLLILELHSRWGNRWSKIAQHLPGRTDNEIKNYWRTRVQKHAKQLKCDVNSKQFKDTMRYLWMPRLVERIQAAASSATATTGASSSITNSAANAYHFNNNNGFQPVALQQATVIGSNNDLAGSYTTPDNSSTAASSDSFGTQVSPVSELTDYYSNMSVNNNDVPSSQATLDYFQATNPHHQVGYHDSMTSPSGYSFNQGGLNSHSFQAASAPEQNNNGQWGMDGGDFSDNLWNVEESDMWFLQQQLGNI, from the exons ATGGATGTTAAGCCAGGAAGGGTTTCAGACACCACCAGAAACAGTAGTCATCATGAAGAAGATGAAGATGCTATGATGATGGACCTGCGAAGAGGGCCGTGGACGGTTGAGGAAGACCTTGCTCTCATGAATTACATTGCTAACCACGGCGAAGGTCGCTGGAACTCTCTTGCTCGCTGTGCAG GTCTGAAAAGAACAGGAAAGAGCTGCAGATTAAGGTGGCTCAACTATCTCCGGCCAGACGTTCGACGTGGCAACATCACTCTCGAAGAACAGCTTCTCATTCTTGAGCTTCATTCTCGCTGGGGCAACCG ATGGTCCAAAATCGCACAGCACTTGCCCGGAAGGACTGACAATGAAATCAAAAACTACTGGAGGACTCGCGTGCAAAAACACGCCAAGCAGCTCAAGTGTGACGTCAACAGCAAGCAGTTCAAGGACACCATGCGCTACCTCTGGATGCCGAGACTGGTCGAGAGAATCCAAGCCGCCGCGTCCTCGGCCACCGCCACCACCGGAGCCTCTTCCTCTATCACAAATTCTGCGGCCAACGCTTATCATTTCAACAACAATAACGGCTTCCAGCCCGTGGCTTTACAACAGGCAACGGTCATTGGCAGTAACAATGACTTGGCCGGAAGTTACACCACTCCGGATAACTCGAGCACCGCGGCGTCGTCGGACTCGTTCGGGACTCAGGTTTCGCCGGTGTCGGAGCTGACCGACTATTACAGTAACATGTCGGTTAACAATAATGACGTCCCTAGTAGTCAAGCTACTCTGGATTACTTCCAAGCTACCAATCCTCATCACCAAGTCGGTTATCATGACTCAATGACCAGTCCATCTGGTTACTCATTCAATCAAGGAGGACTAAACAGCCATAGCTTTCAAGCTGCTTCGGCGCCGGAGCAAAACAACAACGGCCAGTGGGGCATGGACGGTGGGGACTTTTCGGACAATCTTTGGAACGTTGAGGAATCCGACATGTGGTTCTTACAGCAGCAACTCGGCAACATTTGA